Proteins encoded in a region of the Spiroplasma endosymbiont of Amphimallon solstitiale genome:
- a CDS encoding phage terminase large subunit, producing MLSNFGYLLDIAKRMYLKQPLNITKIKQLGSRKSGKTFSDIEFLGILLMLDNINIHAYLIRNMSKQLNDSWQELKQIIRATYPSINFIISETKKTIEFNGSKITCKYLHAQDNSNVKLTGLASNYLYDYVIIWSDERYEITENDYQDLKDAIRGANQLLEIESCNPWSILNEFIKKTINVCPQNEKQIINEYEQFTIIDNTIYHYQNWKLNSYLKDSDKNQLLEIEVLDPISARVRSHGLVGYESGGIYSHLIHKISRLLQPSYRFSAGLDYGFKDDALACLLIGFDYNFKFVNVIDCLKIENKLIRYDNKQLARLVVEFYIKLAKENNLLYEYGLTVYCDFSNYTFIEMLNDTAIKYRVNSWLYFKDCVKLRLEFRIGKNVALMASERLNISMNAQALLDEFRLAVWDPKSIKQIPLAGNDHLRDAFDYAIEPYIRNLSANINPYFERK from the coding sequence ATATTACTAAAATTAAACAATTAGGTAGTCGTAAATCTGGTAAAACATTTAGTGATATTGAATTCTTAGGTATTTTATTAATGTTAGATAATATTAATATTCATGCTTATTTAATTCGTAATATGTCAAAACAATTAAATGATAGTTGACAAGAATTAAAACAAATTATTAGAGCAACATATCCATCAATTAACTTTATTATTAGTGAAACTAAAAAAACTATTGAATTTAATGGTAGTAAAATCACTTGTAAATATTTACATGCTCAAGATAATAGTAATGTTAAATTAACTGGATTAGCAAGTAATTATTTATATGATTATGTAATTATATGAAGTGATGAAAGATATGAAATTACTGAAAATGATTATCAAGATTTAAAAGATGCTATTCGTGGTGCAAATCAATTATTAGAAATTGAAAGTTGTAATCCTTGGAGTATTTTAAATGAATTTATTAAGAAAACTATAAATGTTTGTCCACAAAATGAAAAACAAATTATTAATGAATATGAACAATTTACTATTATTGATAATACTATTTATCATTATCAAAATTGAAAACTTAATAGTTACTTAAAAGATAGTGACAAAAATCAATTATTAGAAATAGAAGTTCTAGACCCAATATCTGCAAGAGTAAGAAGTCATGGTTTAGTAGGTTATGAATCTGGTGGAATATATTCACATCTTATTCATAAGATTAGTAGATTATTACAACCAAGTTATAGATTTAGTGCTGGATTAGATTATGGGTTTAAAGATGATGCTTTAGCATGTTTATTAATAGGTTTTGATTATAATTTTAAATTTGTTAATGTTATTGATTGTTTAAAAATAGAAAATAAATTAATACGTTATGATAATAAACAATTAGCAAGATTAGTAGTTGAGTTTTATATTAAATTAGCAAAAGAAAATAATTTGTTATATGAATATGGTTTAACTGTATATTGTGATTTTAGTAATTATACATTTATTGAAATGCTTAATGATACAGCAATTAAATATAGGGTTAATTCATGGTTATATTTTAAAGATTGTGTGAAGTTAAGACTTGAGTTTAGGATAGGTAAGAATGTGGCTTTAATGGCATCAGAACGCTTAAATATTAGTATGAATGCACAAGCATTATTAGATGAATTTAGATTGGCTGTATGAGACCCTAAGAGCATTAAACAAATACCATTAGCAGGTAATGACCATTTACGTGATGCATTTGATTATGCTATAGAACCATATATTAGAAATTTAAGTGCAAATATAAATCCTTATTTTGAAAGGAAGTAA